A DNA window from Shewanella baltica contains the following coding sequences:
- a CDS encoding transcriptional regulator GcvA — MSRRLPPLNAVKAFEAAARHLSFTRAAEELFVTQAAVSHQIKALEDFLGLKLFRRKNRSLLLTEEGQSYFLDIKDIFIQLADATDRLLARSAIGSLTVSMSPSFAIQWLVPRLAKFSEKNPDIDVRIKAVDTEASSLTDDVDVAIYYGLGNWPGLRADKLRNEVLIPVCSPMLLNGPKPLSKPSDLKYHTLLHDMNRHDWQAWFRQCGINDINVNQGPIFSHSSLVLQAAAHGQGVALGYSVLARPDIKAGRLVCPFQEVLVSKDAYYLVCQQNHAELGKVVAFREWMLDMFAEESRSELLPG; from the coding sequence ATGTCCAGACGATTACCACCGCTTAATGCGGTTAAAGCATTTGAGGCAGCCGCGCGGCATTTGAGCTTTACGCGCGCAGCAGAAGAATTGTTTGTTACACAAGCTGCGGTGAGCCATCAAATAAAGGCATTAGAAGATTTCCTCGGATTAAAATTATTTCGCCGAAAGAACCGTTCTTTGCTTTTAACCGAAGAAGGGCAGAGCTACTTCCTCGACATCAAAGACATCTTTATTCAACTCGCCGATGCTACCGACCGATTACTCGCCCGCAGTGCGATTGGTTCTCTGACGGTCAGTATGTCGCCCAGTTTTGCAATTCAATGGTTAGTGCCGCGTTTGGCAAAGTTCAGTGAGAAAAATCCCGATATCGACGTGCGTATTAAAGCCGTCGATACCGAAGCGAGCTCATTAACCGATGATGTGGATGTCGCCATTTATTATGGTCTAGGCAATTGGCCTGGTCTGCGCGCCGATAAGCTCAGAAACGAAGTGCTCATTCCTGTGTGTTCGCCCATGTTGCTCAACGGTCCTAAGCCGTTGTCAAAACCGAGCGATTTAAAATATCACACGCTATTACATGATATGAATCGTCACGATTGGCAGGCGTGGTTTAGACAATGTGGGATTAACGATATTAATGTGAACCAAGGCCCCATCTTCAGTCATTCGTCCTTGGTATTGCAGGCGGCGGCCCATGGTCAAGGCGTGGCTTTAGGTTACAGCGTACTGGCGCGTCCCGATATAAAAGCGGGGCGTCTTGTGTGCCCATTCCAAGAAGTCTTGGTCAGTAAAGATGCTTACTACTTGGTTTGCCAGCAGAATCACGCTGAACTTGGTAAGGTCGTCGCATTTCGCGAATGGATGTTAGATATGTTTGCTGAGGAGTCGCGTAGTGAGTTGTTGCCCGGATAA
- the rlmM gene encoding 23S rRNA (cytidine(2498)-2'-O)-methyltransferase RlmM gives MKNLFLFCRAGFEKECAAEIQQRAGELNVGGFVKANNNDAYVVYQCFEDDAADTLVKQLPLDSLIFARQMFAASDLLVDLPENDRISPIVAALSDVSKAGEVRVETPDTNEAKELSAFCRKFTVPLRQHLKKSGSLLAQENPKRPIIHVCFIGPGRAYVGYSYSNNSSPHFMGIPRLKMAADAPSRSSLKLDEAFGQFVPKEEQEERIRSGMNSVDLGACPGGWTYQLVRRGMFVSAVDNGPMDEKLMETGQVKHYREDGFRFEPQRKNIYWLVCDMVEKPARVAELIEAWAINGWFKEAIFNLKLPMKSRYKEVTAILETMQTILKENGVTDFKVQCKHLYHDRDEVTVHLWLRPNTAWN, from the coding sequence ATGAAAAACCTATTTTTATTTTGCCGCGCAGGCTTTGAAAAAGAATGCGCTGCAGAAATCCAACAGCGAGCCGGTGAGCTCAATGTGGGTGGCTTTGTTAAGGCCAATAATAACGACGCCTATGTCGTGTACCAATGTTTTGAGGATGACGCCGCAGATACGTTAGTGAAACAACTGCCTTTAGATTCGCTCATTTTCGCTCGCCAGATGTTTGCTGCCAGCGACTTATTAGTCGACTTGCCTGAAAACGACAGAATTAGCCCAATCGTGGCGGCACTCAGTGACGTCAGCAAAGCGGGCGAAGTGCGGGTTGAAACGCCAGACACTAACGAAGCGAAAGAGCTCTCGGCTTTTTGCCGTAAGTTCACTGTGCCTTTACGCCAGCATTTGAAAAAATCCGGCAGTTTGCTCGCGCAGGAAAATCCAAAACGTCCGATTATCCACGTGTGTTTTATCGGACCCGGGCGTGCCTATGTGGGTTATTCCTACAGTAATAACAGCTCGCCACACTTTATGGGGATTCCACGTCTGAAAATGGCGGCGGATGCTCCGAGTCGTTCTAGCCTAAAACTCGATGAGGCCTTTGGCCAGTTCGTGCCGAAGGAAGAGCAAGAAGAGCGTATTCGCAGTGGCATGAACTCAGTGGATTTGGGCGCTTGCCCTGGTGGCTGGACTTATCAACTGGTGCGTCGTGGCATGTTTGTCTCGGCTGTCGACAATGGCCCCATGGATGAGAAACTCATGGAAACGGGCCAAGTGAAACATTACCGTGAAGACGGTTTCCGTTTCGAGCCACAGCGCAAAAATATCTATTGGCTAGTGTGCGACATGGTTGAGAAACCAGCGCGTGTTGCTGAACTGATTGAAGCTTGGGCGATTAACGGTTGGTTTAAGGAAGCGATTTTCAACCTTAAATTACCGATGAAGAGCCGCTATAAAGAAGTCACTGCCATTCTTGAGACCATGCAGACCATTCTTAAAGAGAACGGCGTGACCGATTTTAAAGTGCAGTGTAAGCATCTTTATCACGATCGTGATGAAGTGACAGTGCATTTATGGCTGCGTCCTAATACCGCGTGGAATTAA
- the thiI gene encoding tRNA uracil 4-sulfurtransferase ThiI, which produces MKFIVKLYPEIMMKSKPVRMRFTKMLETNIRNVLKKVDEDAKVQRQWDRIMVMVPKDKPELAQAFGERLACIPGIAHVVQVDEYSFESVDDIYQQVLPVYRDQLAGKTFCVRVKRTGDHDFNSIEVERYVGGGLNQFTDALGVRLKNPDITVNLEIERDNLYMVTKRIEGLGGFPMATQEDVLSLISGGFDSGVSSYQFIKKGARTHYCFFNLGGAQHEIGVKQVAYHLWKTYGESHKVKFISVPFEPVVAEILERIDNGQMGVVLKRMMMRTAARIAERMGIQALVTGESLGQVSSQTLTNLNVIDRCTELLILRPLIAMDKQDIINESRKIGTEDFAKSMPEYCGVISQKPTVKAVLAKVEAEEKKFSEDLIDKIIAQSVTIDIREIAEQMDTRITETETVASIDTNQVVIDIRAPEEEESKPLQIEGIEIKRIPFFKLATQFADLDKQKTYLLYCERGVMSKLQALYLIEQGYTNVKVYRP; this is translated from the coding sequence ATGAAGTTTATTGTAAAGCTGTACCCAGAAATCATGATGAAGAGCAAACCCGTAAGGATGCGCTTCACCAAAATGCTCGAAACCAACATACGTAATGTACTCAAAAAAGTCGACGAAGACGCTAAAGTTCAACGTCAGTGGGACCGCATTATGGTAATGGTGCCAAAGGATAAGCCTGAATTGGCCCAAGCCTTCGGTGAGCGTCTGGCGTGTATTCCTGGCATTGCACACGTAGTGCAAGTGGATGAGTACAGCTTTGAATCTGTGGACGATATTTATCAGCAAGTCTTGCCTGTTTACCGTGACCAACTCGCGGGTAAAACCTTCTGCGTGCGAGTGAAGCGCACTGGCGATCACGATTTTAATTCTATCGAAGTGGAGCGTTACGTCGGCGGCGGCTTAAATCAGTTTACCGATGCTTTAGGTGTGCGTTTAAAGAATCCAGATATTACCGTTAACCTTGAAATTGAACGCGATAATCTTTACATGGTCACTAAGCGTATTGAAGGCTTAGGTGGCTTCCCGATGGCGACGCAGGAAGATGTGTTGTCTTTGATTTCAGGTGGTTTTGACTCAGGTGTGTCAAGCTATCAGTTTATCAAAAAGGGCGCGCGTACCCATTATTGCTTCTTTAATCTGGGCGGCGCGCAGCACGAAATTGGCGTTAAACAAGTGGCCTACCATTTGTGGAAAACCTACGGCGAATCCCACAAGGTGAAGTTTATCTCTGTGCCTTTTGAGCCTGTGGTTGCTGAGATTTTAGAGCGTATTGATAATGGCCAAATGGGCGTAGTGCTGAAGCGTATGATGATGCGCACTGCGGCGCGCATTGCAGAACGTATGGGTATTCAAGCCTTGGTAACCGGTGAAAGTTTAGGTCAAGTATCTAGCCAAACGCTGACCAATTTAAACGTGATTGACCGCTGTACTGAGCTGCTGATTTTACGTCCGCTGATCGCCATGGATAAACAAGACATTATCAACGAGAGTCGTAAAATCGGCACCGAAGATTTTGCCAAGTCTATGCCAGAATATTGCGGCGTGATTTCGCAAAAGCCAACGGTTAAAGCGGTATTAGCGAAAGTTGAAGCGGAAGAGAAGAAGTTCTCTGAAGATTTGATTGATAAAATCATCGCTCAGTCTGTCACTATTGATATCAGGGAGATCGCAGAACAAATGGATACTCGGATTACTGAGACTGAAACGGTCGCCAGTATTGATACCAACCAAGTGGTCATTGATATTCGCGCCCCAGAAGAAGAGGAAAGCAAACCGTTGCAAATTGAAGGCATTGAGATCAAACGTATCCCATTCTTCAAGTTAGCGACTCAATTTGCCGATCTCGATAAGCAAAAGACTTATTTGCTGTATTGTGAGCGTGGGGTGATGAGTAAATTGCAGGCATTGTACTTAATCGAGCAAGGCTACACGAACGTCAAAGTGTATCGCCCATAA
- a CDS encoding alpha/beta family hydrolase has translation MSCCPDKPSYVLEGEPASTMILLAHGAGANMDSEFMQAMSAGLVAKGYQVMRFNFPYMQANAVDGKRRPPDRAPKLLACFTQMLDIAHSQPKVERVVLMGKSMGGRMAALLACDPALAAHIDRVICLGYPFVPLKGGEPRLEPLNECQVPVLVVQGERDKFGGKEQIPNWPLKAEIGLAWITDGDHSFVPRKSSGTTEAANLARAIDLSSDFIG, from the coding sequence GTGAGTTGTTGCCCGGATAAGCCAAGTTATGTATTAGAGGGTGAGCCTGCGAGCACAATGATTTTATTAGCCCACGGCGCGGGCGCTAACATGGACTCAGAGTTTATGCAGGCCATGTCGGCGGGGCTTGTGGCTAAGGGCTACCAAGTGATGCGCTTTAATTTTCCCTATATGCAGGCTAATGCCGTCGATGGCAAACGGCGTCCACCGGACCGCGCGCCTAAATTGCTCGCGTGTTTTACACAGATGCTCGATATCGCTCATTCACAACCTAAGGTCGAGCGTGTCGTACTGATGGGCAAATCTATGGGCGGACGTATGGCAGCGTTATTAGCCTGCGATCCTGCATTAGCGGCGCACATCGATAGAGTCATTTGTTTAGGTTACCCCTTTGTGCCACTTAAAGGCGGCGAGCCTAGATTGGAACCTTTGAATGAATGCCAAGTCCCAGTATTAGTCGTACAGGGCGAGCGTGATAAGTTTGGTGGCAAAGAGCAGATCCCAAATTGGCCCTTGAAGGCAGAGATAGGATTGGCTTGGATAACCGACGGTGATCATAGTTTTGTCCCAAGAAAGTCGTCAGGCACCACTGAAGCGGCTAACCTTGCACGTGCCATTGATTTATCTAGCGATTTTATTGGTTAG
- a CDS encoding DUF423 domain-containing protein, with protein sequence MRKGLLLLAAVSGFLAVALGAFGAHGLKAVAPPDLIDVFNLGVQYHFYHTFALIMVAFSGQWLTSRLLDWSAYLFIAGIVLFSGSLYGLALFGTKWLGPVTPMGGGCFLLGWLLFAAAVWRHKVIDGHES encoded by the coding sequence ATGCGTAAAGGTCTATTGTTACTCGCCGCCGTGAGCGGATTTTTAGCCGTCGCCTTAGGGGCTTTTGGTGCCCATGGTTTAAAAGCAGTCGCACCACCGGATTTGATTGACGTGTTTAATCTTGGGGTGCAATACCATTTCTACCATACCTTCGCCTTAATCATGGTTGCCTTTTCGGGCCAATGGTTAACCTCACGTTTATTGGACTGGTCGGCGTATTTGTTTATTGCAGGCATAGTGCTATTTTCTGGCTCATTATACGGACTGGCATTGTTCGGCACTAAGTGGCTTGGCCCTGTCACGCCAATGGGCGGTGGGTGTTTCTTACTCGGCTGGTTATTATTTGCTGCCGCGGTATGGCGCCATAAAGTGATTGACGGTCACGAGTCTTAA